In Streptomyces nodosus, one DNA window encodes the following:
- a CDS encoding HelD family protein → MSSLYELLTERLSEARVHRASVLKAPADSAGEAYEREIAAERLAKEIGRLEGAEKGLVFGRIDWTDGTALRIGRIGLHTEEDDLPLLVDWRANAARPFYEATPVHPMDLRRRRHLRLEERTVVSVSDELLDGTAPTDEDVVGDGPLTEALSARRTGRMHAAVATLQAEQDEIVRSAHRGVTVVQGGPGTGKTVVALHRAAYVLYAFPRAAEEGVLVVGPNARFLDYISQVLPSLGENDVVLATCQELAGVSTDTAGPLDTARLKGSSDLADALAGLLRVHQAPAGDFTVRVGQELVHLSREEVATARDAAVTAVPGHNSARQVFKELLVDAITDAMQRDMGDLLEQIDADSERMTGINLDRFTGADQRRAEGAADSDPVHELDLDAIRADLLDDAGVDRAVEVLWPRLVPGDLVKALLTDADALAERLPRLTAQERSLLLRGPDDPWTDADVPLLDEAANLVDGPPERTYGHVVVDEAQELTAMQWRMIVRRCPARAMTLVGDFAQAGPVTTACDWKEALSPHLGPRFKLHSLTVSYRTTQAILESVRDLLTRIAPDQKPTRSLRSGESPRTTTTPPDGLVTAVVQELRAQSTAHPGELLGVICADTRVSELTAQGVAHHARVVPASEARGLEFDGVVVMNPGEIIMARPGGERDLYVALTRATKRLCTVTVQPA, encoded by the coding sequence GTGTCCTCCTTGTATGAGTTGCTCACCGAGCGGCTTTCCGAGGCGCGAGTGCATCGAGCGAGTGTGCTGAAGGCCCCGGCGGACAGCGCCGGTGAGGCATACGAGAGAGAAATCGCCGCCGAGCGTCTGGCCAAGGAAATCGGCCGGCTGGAGGGCGCCGAAAAGGGGCTGGTCTTCGGGCGCATCGACTGGACGGACGGCACGGCTCTGCGCATCGGGCGGATCGGACTGCATACGGAGGAGGATGACCTGCCTCTGCTCGTGGACTGGCGCGCGAACGCGGCGCGGCCCTTCTACGAGGCGACACCGGTCCACCCGATGGACCTGCGGCGGCGTCGGCACCTGCGCCTCGAGGAGCGCACGGTCGTCTCGGTGAGCGACGAACTGCTGGACGGGACCGCCCCGACCGACGAGGACGTCGTGGGGGACGGCCCGTTGACCGAGGCTCTGTCGGCACGGCGTACGGGCAGGATGCACGCGGCCGTCGCGACGCTGCAGGCCGAGCAGGACGAGATCGTCCGTTCCGCCCACCGCGGGGTGACCGTGGTGCAGGGCGGACCCGGCACGGGCAAGACGGTGGTCGCCCTGCACCGGGCGGCCTACGTCCTGTACGCGTTCCCGCGCGCCGCGGAGGAGGGTGTCCTGGTGGTGGGCCCGAACGCCCGCTTCCTCGACTACATCTCCCAGGTCCTTCCCTCGCTCGGCGAGAACGATGTCGTCCTGGCGACCTGCCAGGAACTGGCCGGAGTGTCCACGGACACGGCGGGCCCGCTCGATACGGCGCGTCTGAAGGGCAGCTCCGACCTCGCCGACGCCTTGGCCGGCCTGCTGCGCGTCCACCAAGCCCCCGCCGGTGACTTCACCGTGCGGGTCGGACAGGAACTGGTTCACCTCTCCCGCGAGGAAGTCGCCACGGCACGCGACGCCGCCGTGACCGCCGTACCGGGACACAACTCCGCGCGCCAGGTGTTCAAAGAGCTCTTGGTCGACGCCATCACCGATGCGATGCAACGAGACATGGGCGACCTCCTGGAGCAGATCGACGCCGATTCCGAAAGGATGACGGGCATCAACCTCGACCGGTTCACGGGCGCCGACCAGCGCCGTGCCGAAGGTGCGGCCGACTCAGACCCGGTCCATGAGCTGGACCTGGACGCCATCCGAGCCGATCTCCTCGACGACGCCGGTGTCGACCGAGCGGTCGAGGTGTTGTGGCCGCGGCTGGTACCCGGTGACCTCGTGAAGGCGCTCCTGACGGACGCCGACGCTCTCGCCGAGCGCCTGCCCCGCCTGACCGCGCAGGAGCGGTCCCTTCTGCTGCGCGGCCCTGACGACCCGTGGACCGATGCCGATGTGCCGTTGCTGGACGAGGCGGCGAACCTGGTCGACGGCCCTCCCGAGCGGACGTACGGGCACGTCGTCGTCGACGAGGCGCAGGAACTGACCGCCATGCAGTGGCGGATGATCGTACGCCGCTGCCCGGCAAGGGCGATGACGCTGGTGGGTGACTTCGCCCAGGCAGGCCCGGTCACGACAGCGTGCGACTGGAAGGAAGCACTGAGCCCGCACCTCGGACCGAGGTTCAAACTGCACAGCCTGACCGTCAGCTACCGCACCACGCAGGCGATCCTGGAGAGCGTCCGGGACCTGCTCACGCGGATCGCTCCGGACCAGAAACCCACACGGTCGCTGCGAAGCGGTGAGAGCCCTCGCACCACGACCACACCCCCGGACGGGTTGGTCACCGCCGTCGTCCAGGAACTCCGCGCCCAGAGCACCGCGCACCCGGGTGAGCTTCTGGGAGTGATCTGCGCGGACACCAGGGTGAGCGAACTGACGGCCCAGGGCGTAGCTCACCACGCACGCGTCGTGCCGGCGTCCGAAGCGCGCGGTCTGGAATTCGACGGGGTCGTCGTCATGAACCCCGGGGAGATCATCATGGCCCGCCCCGGTGGGGAAAGGGACTTGTACGTAGCCCTGACCCGGGCCACCAAACGCCTCTGCACCGTCACCGTCCAGCCCGCCTGA
- a CDS encoding YbhB/YbcL family Raf kinase inhibitor-like protein produces MTLLGRILKNRRAGDTHTAWNLPHLQSAESLTLTSRHFGDGDPLPLEHCLKNIGGDNLSPHLAWTPPPAGTAQLLLVMEDIDVPIAKPAVHCVALIDPAARELVPGALDARQPAAGVQVLRSSIGRGYHGPGPIKGHGPHRYIFQLFALATRVESTPGTAQPNRVRPRALLPAITAPVLARGRLTGTFER; encoded by the coding sequence ATGACCCTGCTGGGCCGCATCCTGAAGAACCGCAGAGCAGGCGATACCCACACGGCGTGGAATCTGCCCCATCTGCAAAGTGCCGAGTCGCTGACCCTCACCAGCAGGCACTTCGGCGACGGGGACCCCCTTCCGCTGGAGCACTGCCTCAAGAACATCGGCGGCGACAACCTGTCCCCCCACCTGGCCTGGACCCCGCCGCCGGCCGGCACCGCCCAACTCCTCCTGGTCATGGAGGACATCGACGTCCCCATAGCCAAGCCCGCCGTTCACTGCGTCGCCCTGATCGACCCGGCAGCCCGAGAGCTGGTGCCCGGTGCCCTCGACGCACGGCAGCCGGCCGCCGGAGTTCAGGTGTTGCGCTCCAGCATCGGTCGCGGATACCACGGCCCCGGACCCATCAAAGGCCACGGGCCGCACCGCTACATCTTCCAGCTGTTCGCCCTCGCCACCCGCGTGGAAAGCACCCCCGGCACAGCGCAACCGAACCGGGTACGGCCCCGCGCCCTCCTGCCCGCCATCACCGCACCCGTCCTCGCCCGCGGCCGACTGACCGGCACCTTCGAACGCTGA
- a CDS encoding cysteine hydrolase family protein: protein MALTTIDPTPALVVIDLQKGIVAAHTDSQTAAAVKQATHLTTEFRRHGLPVVLVNVTGRAPGRTETQRFGSIAALPSGWADLIDELDVRPTDHLITKRRRSAFHDTGLDTLLRDSGVTQIVLAGIATSSGVESTARSASDYGYHVVLATDAMSDPDADAHRHSTERVFPKLGETATVTDIIDMIEATR from the coding sequence ATGGCGCTGACAACCATCGATCCCACGCCCGCGCTCGTCGTGATCGACCTGCAGAAGGGCATTGTCGCGGCCCACACCGACAGCCAGACGGCTGCCGCCGTCAAGCAGGCGACGCACCTGACGACCGAGTTCCGTCGGCACGGCCTGCCCGTGGTCCTGGTCAACGTCACCGGCCGCGCGCCGGGACGCACCGAGACCCAGCGCTTCGGGAGCATCGCCGCGCTGCCCTCCGGCTGGGCCGACCTCATCGATGAACTCGACGTCCGGCCGACCGACCACCTGATCACCAAACGACGGCGCAGCGCATTCCACGACACCGGGCTCGACACCCTCCTGCGGGACTCGGGCGTCACCCAGATCGTGCTCGCCGGAATCGCGACCAGCTCAGGCGTGGAGTCGACCGCACGCTCGGCCTCCGACTACGGCTACCACGTCGTCCTGGCCACCGACGCCATGAGCGACCCTGATGCCGATGCCCACCGCCACAGCACCGAACGCGTCTTCCCGAAACTCGGCGAGACCGCCACCGTCACTGACATCATCGACATGATCGAGGCAACACGATGA
- a CDS encoding MarR family winged helix-turn-helix transcriptional regulator, which yields MNDDDLDPDEVASALLAGISALVRRVRQVPVEGGLTMPERTALSHLDRSGPTTSSALARQAQITAQAMGATLGALRARGLVERHPDPNDGRRMVLSVTDAGLQALKDKRNARAELIARSLTGGAFTPAELEQLASAAPLLERLARNI from the coding sequence GTGAACGACGATGACCTGGACCCCGACGAAGTCGCCTCGGCCCTGCTGGCCGGTATCAGCGCGCTGGTACGACGGGTGCGCCAAGTACCCGTCGAGGGCGGACTCACCATGCCCGAGCGGACCGCGCTGTCGCACCTGGATCGCTCAGGCCCCACCACCTCCTCGGCGTTGGCCCGCCAGGCGCAGATCACAGCGCAGGCCATGGGGGCGACACTCGGTGCGCTGCGGGCCCGTGGTCTGGTCGAACGCCACCCGGATCCGAACGACGGCAGACGCATGGTGCTGTCCGTGACCGACGCCGGTCTGCAGGCGCTGAAGGACAAGCGCAACGCGCGGGCCGAACTCATCGCCCGGTCCCTGACCGGCGGCGCATTCACCCCCGCTGAGCTGGAACAACTCGCATCGGCCGCGCCGCTGCTGGAGCGGCTGGCCCGGAACATCTGA
- a CDS encoding MFS transporter, protein MTGRRPLGRQFGWLWAAYAVSAYGSGLGFGALPLIAVLALHAGPAEVSALSAMGPAVGALIAVPLAPWVEFRRKRPVMITMDLTRFAVMATIPVAYAFGRLSFVQLLVVSAVVAAAKIAFNAASGAYLKALVPPDDLLVANARFESTNWSSIAVGPPLGGAAIGLFGPVTTVLADALSYLLSALGITAIRGREEAPQPTGKSPVRAGALLDGWRHIMGDPGLRALYLNNMLVSGLIMATEPLLAVLLLRQLGFAPWQYGLAFAAPCLGGLIGSRLARRVVARYGRHTVFRTVGTLRAVWLIGLAFVRPGVVGLVTVMAVELAIIINMSLYTPVLATYRLEHTPKHLVARTLTAWSIGQQASIAVLTALAGLLADVTSPRTALTAAGLLILTTPFLLPRRTHTPQHEPEPTPCNGPAEQPNSGSR, encoded by the coding sequence ATGACGGGCCGGAGACCGTTGGGCCGGCAGTTCGGCTGGCTGTGGGCGGCATATGCCGTGAGCGCCTATGGGTCCGGGCTGGGGTTCGGGGCCTTGCCGCTGATCGCCGTACTGGCGTTGCACGCCGGCCCCGCCGAGGTGTCCGCGCTGTCCGCGATGGGGCCCGCGGTGGGCGCGCTGATCGCGGTGCCGCTCGCGCCATGGGTGGAGTTCCGGCGCAAACGCCCGGTCATGATCACGATGGACCTCACCCGGTTCGCGGTCATGGCGACGATCCCGGTCGCCTACGCCTTCGGCCGGCTCAGCTTCGTCCAGCTGCTGGTGGTCTCGGCCGTGGTCGCCGCGGCCAAGATCGCCTTCAACGCGGCGAGCGGTGCCTACCTCAAGGCCCTCGTTCCGCCGGACGACCTGCTCGTGGCCAATGCGCGGTTCGAGTCCACCAACTGGAGCTCCATCGCGGTCGGGCCACCGTTGGGCGGAGCGGCGATCGGCCTGTTCGGACCGGTCACCACCGTGCTGGCCGACGCGCTCAGCTATCTGCTCTCCGCACTGGGCATCACCGCGATCCGCGGCCGAGAAGAAGCACCGCAGCCAACCGGCAAGAGCCCGGTCCGGGCGGGCGCACTGCTCGACGGCTGGCGGCACATCATGGGGGATCCCGGTCTGCGGGCGCTCTACCTCAACAACATGCTCGTCTCCGGTCTGATCATGGCCACCGAGCCGCTGCTGGCCGTGCTCCTGCTGCGCCAACTCGGTTTCGCGCCCTGGCAGTACGGCCTCGCCTTCGCCGCCCCCTGTCTCGGCGGGCTCATCGGCTCCCGGCTGGCCCGCCGTGTCGTGGCCCGCTACGGCCGGCACACGGTCTTCCGGACCGTCGGCACCCTGCGGGCCGTCTGGCTGATAGGCCTGGCCTTCGTCCGTCCCGGCGTCGTCGGCCTCGTCACCGTGATGGCCGTCGAACTGGCGATCATCATCAACATGAGCCTGTACACACCGGTGCTCGCCACCTACCGGCTCGAACACACCCCCAAGCATCTTGTCGCCCGCACCCTGACGGCCTGGTCGATCGGCCAGCAGGCGTCCATCGCCGTCCTCACCGCGCTCGCCGGGCTGCTCGCCGACGTCACCAGCCCCCGCACCGCCCTCACGGCCGCGGGACTGCTCATCCTGACCACACCGTTCCTGCTTCCCCGACGCACCCACACGCCACAGCACGAGCCGGAACCGACGCCCTGCAACGGCCCCGCGGAACAACCGAACAGCGGTTCGCGCTAA
- a CDS encoding LysR family transcriptional regulator, translating into MDLEAVRTFVAVADAGQFQEAAADLSITQQAVSKRIAALEKDLDVRLFTRTARGARLTIDGQAFLPHARELLRVAARADASVRPGRRALRVDVVNRRIVTAGLLQDFYRMHPGIELDVVTLDADVDGAVAAVEAGTIDATFHAVPPQQHLPDAISTARVIDEPHEALVGPRHPLANARAITPGQLAGHRVWMPGLDARGEVAVYYDELATAFGITIDVVGPVFGNEALLAEIADSSDLATLVGEGSRYLWPDSYDLRRIPIRDPAPVYPMSLIWRDDNPHPALAALRDFLGSGRRDSPDTDVWTPTWERAAPR; encoded by the coding sequence GTGGACCTCGAAGCCGTACGTACCTTTGTCGCGGTCGCGGACGCGGGCCAGTTCCAGGAAGCGGCCGCCGACCTGTCGATCACCCAGCAGGCCGTCTCCAAGCGCATCGCCGCGCTGGAGAAAGACCTGGATGTGCGCCTTTTCACCCGCACCGCCCGCGGCGCCCGGCTCACCATCGACGGCCAGGCGTTCCTGCCCCACGCCCGTGAACTTCTCCGGGTGGCGGCGCGGGCCGATGCGTCGGTCCGTCCCGGCCGACGTGCGCTGCGCGTCGACGTCGTCAACCGGCGGATCGTGACGGCGGGGCTGCTCCAGGACTTCTACCGCATGCACCCCGGGATCGAACTGGATGTGGTGACCCTGGACGCCGATGTCGACGGCGCCGTCGCCGCCGTCGAAGCCGGGACGATCGACGCCACGTTCCACGCGGTTCCCCCGCAGCAGCACCTGCCGGACGCGATCAGCACCGCGCGAGTGATCGACGAGCCGCACGAGGCGCTCGTCGGACCGCGCCATCCGCTCGCCAACGCCCGTGCCATCACTCCGGGGCAACTCGCCGGGCACCGCGTCTGGATGCCCGGCCTGGACGCCCGCGGCGAGGTGGCCGTCTACTACGACGAGCTCGCCACCGCCTTCGGCATCACCATCGACGTGGTGGGACCCGTCTTCGGGAACGAGGCGTTGCTGGCCGAGATCGCCGACTCCTCGGATCTGGCGACCCTGGTCGGTGAAGGCTCCCGGTATCTGTGGCCGGACAGCTACGACCTGCGGCGCATACCGATCCGTGACCCGGCACCGGTCTACCCGATGTCTCTGATCTGGCGCGACGACAACCCCCATCCCGCGCTCGCGGCCCTTCGCGACTTCCTCGGCTCCGGGCGAAGGGACTCCCCCGACACCGACGTCTGGACACCGACATGGGAACGGGCGGCCCCGAGGTGA
- a CDS encoding VOC family protein — protein MACRISELVLDCHDPEALARFWCEVLDFVVLDREEDAIEIGPREGFGGPQPTIILSRTDEPKSGKLRLHIDVNATDRDQDAELERLLAAGAEPVDIDQTGEESWHVLADPEGNEFCLLKARLAPL, from the coding sequence ATGGCATGCCGTATCAGTGAGCTTGTGCTCGACTGCCACGACCCCGAGGCACTGGCGCGGTTCTGGTGCGAGGTCCTGGACTTCGTCGTGCTCGATCGGGAGGAGGACGCCATCGAGATCGGGCCCCGCGAAGGGTTCGGCGGCCCGCAGCCGACGATCATCCTCAGCCGCACCGACGAGCCGAAGAGCGGAAAACTCCGGCTGCACATCGACGTCAACGCCACCGACCGCGATCAGGACGCCGAGCTCGAACGCCTCCTGGCGGCCGGGGCCGAACCCGTCGACATCGATCAGACCGGGGAGGAGTCCTGGCACGTCCTCGCCGACCCCGAGGGCAATGAGTTCTGCCTGCTCAAGGCCCGCCTCGCCCCGCTCTGA
- a CDS encoding SDR family NAD(P)-dependent oxidoreductase has protein sequence MTTTLITGANKGLGQETARRLIAAGHTVYIGSRDADRGRRAAERLGEGARAVQLDVTDDASVAAAVKVIEGGGGLDVLVNNAGIEARGPDNEVAGAADVTADMMREVFETNVFGTVRVTHAFLPLLRRSTSPVVVNVSSGLASLTHLADPGHPAAFYPGVAYPASKTAVNMITVQYAKAFPAMRINAVEPGFTKTDLNGNTGTQTVEEGAEIIVRMAQLGPDDPSGGYFDAAGPLPW, from the coding sequence ATGACGACAACACTGATCACCGGAGCGAACAAGGGTCTCGGCCAGGAGACCGCCCGCCGCCTGATCGCCGCGGGCCACACCGTCTACATCGGCAGCAGGGACGCGGACCGGGGCCGCCGTGCGGCCGAGCGGTTGGGCGAGGGGGCCCGCGCCGTACAGCTCGACGTCACCGACGACGCGTCCGTCGCGGCCGCGGTGAAGGTGATCGAGGGCGGCGGCGGCCTCGACGTACTGGTCAACAACGCCGGCATCGAGGCGCGCGGTCCGGACAACGAGGTGGCCGGCGCGGCGGACGTCACCGCCGACATGATGCGGGAGGTCTTCGAGACCAATGTGTTCGGCACGGTACGCGTCACCCATGCGTTCCTGCCGTTGCTGCGGCGGTCCACGTCGCCGGTCGTGGTCAACGTCAGCAGCGGGCTGGCCTCGCTCACACACCTGGCCGACCCGGGCCACCCCGCGGCCTTCTACCCGGGGGTCGCGTACCCGGCGTCGAAGACCGCGGTCAACATGATCACCGTGCAGTACGCGAAGGCGTTCCCGGCCATGCGGATCAACGCGGTGGAGCCCGGCTTCACCAAGACGGATCTCAACGGGAACACCGGGACCCAGACGGTCGAGGAGGGCGCCGAGATCATCGTCCGCATGGCACAGCTGGGCCCGGACGACCCCAGCGGAGGGTACTTCGACGCGGCGGGGCCCCTGCCCTGGTGA
- a CDS encoding helix-turn-helix transcriptional regulator produces MATADFGKAVRRWRDRVPPEAAGLPSGGQRRATGLRREELAMLAGISVDYVTRLEQGRATHPSAQVVEALARALRLSEEERAHLFRLAGLAPPGPETVPAYITPSVQRLLDRLTGTPVAVFDASWTLLMANAPYAALMGDPSGRRGHERNGAWRHFLGPGPGVLRTPQGQRDHEAALVADLRVAAESYPADRRLQRLIAELREGSERFAELWDAGAVGRHEASRKTIDHPQVGPVTLDCDILTVAGSDLRIMVYTAEPGTEDAERLALLTVLGTQDLVGPAG; encoded by the coding sequence ATGGCGACGGCGGACTTCGGCAAGGCGGTGCGCCGCTGGCGCGACCGGGTCCCGCCCGAGGCGGCGGGGCTGCCGTCCGGCGGGCAGCGGCGCGCGACCGGGCTGCGGCGCGAGGAGCTGGCCATGCTGGCCGGGATCTCCGTCGACTATGTCACCCGGCTCGAGCAGGGCCGTGCCACCCACCCCTCGGCCCAGGTCGTCGAGGCCCTGGCGCGGGCGCTGCGGCTGTCGGAGGAGGAGCGCGCGCACCTGTTCCGGCTGGCCGGGCTCGCCCCGCCCGGCCCCGAGACGGTGCCGGCGTACATCACTCCGAGTGTTCAGCGGCTGCTGGACCGGCTGACGGGGACGCCGGTGGCGGTCTTCGACGCGTCCTGGACCCTGCTGATGGCCAATGCGCCCTATGCGGCCCTGATGGGCGACCCGTCCGGCCGGCGCGGCCATGAGCGCAACGGTGCCTGGCGCCACTTCCTCGGACCGGGGCCCGGGGTGCTGCGCACTCCGCAGGGGCAGCGCGATCACGAGGCCGCGCTCGTCGCCGACCTGCGCGTGGCCGCCGAAAGCTACCCGGCCGACCGGCGGCTGCAACGGCTGATCGCCGAACTGCGCGAGGGCAGCGAGCGGTTCGCCGAGTTGTGGGACGCGGGCGCCGTCGGCCGCCATGAGGCCTCGCGCAAGACGATCGACCATCCCCAGGTCGGGCCGGTCACGCTGGACTGCGACATCCTCACCGTGGCGGGCAGCGATCTGAGGATCATGGTCTACACGGCCGAACCCGGCACCGAGGACGCCGAACGCCTCGCCCTCCTGACCGTCCTCGGCACCCAGGACCTGGTCGGCCCCGCCGGCTGA
- a CDS encoding VOC family protein yields MIAQLQCVVLDCPDVVELSRFYQSLLGGVVNRPDPRWSLGDDWATLHTDGGLVLAFQRVEDHRPPQWPDPARPQQFHLDLAVEDLDRAQEDVLDRGAALLDAGDGQRGWRIFADPAGHPFCLVRD; encoded by the coding sequence ATGATTGCCCAACTGCAGTGCGTGGTGCTGGACTGCCCCGATGTCGTCGAGTTGTCCCGGTTCTACCAGTCGCTTCTCGGCGGCGTGGTGAACCGGCCGGATCCCCGGTGGTCGCTCGGCGACGACTGGGCGACGCTCCACACCGACGGTGGGCTCGTGCTGGCCTTCCAGCGCGTGGAGGACCACCGGCCGCCGCAGTGGCCGGACCCCGCTCGCCCGCAGCAGTTCCATCTCGACCTGGCGGTCGAGGATCTGGACCGGGCCCAGGAAGACGTCCTGGACCGGGGCGCCGCGCTGCTCGACGCGGGTGACGGACAACGGGGTTGGCGCATCTTCGCGGATCCGGCAGGGCACCCGTTCTGTCTCGTCCGGGACTGA
- a CDS encoding MarR family winged helix-turn-helix transcriptional regulator — protein MTTEVPPSTPPDEEWLHLDRQICFSLHAASRAFNGVYRVLLKELGLTYPQYLVMLVLWEHGETPVKRLGEHLRLDSGTLSPLLKRLEAAGLVRRERSVRDERSVEVRLTEEGTALRERALRVPQRIASATGFTLEEIRTLRTHLDRLTTALDAAALEETPDCG, from the coding sequence ATGACGACCGAGGTTCCGCCCAGCACGCCACCGGACGAGGAGTGGCTCCATCTGGACCGCCAGATCTGCTTCTCGCTGCACGCCGCCTCGCGCGCCTTCAACGGCGTCTACCGGGTGCTCCTCAAGGAGCTCGGGCTGACCTACCCGCAGTACCTGGTGATGCTGGTGCTCTGGGAACACGGCGAGACGCCCGTGAAGCGGCTCGGTGAGCATCTGCGGCTGGACTCCGGCACCCTGTCCCCGCTGCTCAAGCGGCTGGAGGCGGCCGGCCTGGTGCGCCGGGAGCGCAGCGTGCGCGACGAGCGGTCGGTCGAGGTGCGGCTCACCGAGGAGGGCACGGCACTGCGCGAGCGCGCGCTCCGGGTGCCGCAGCGGATCGCCTCGGCGACCGGCTTCACCCTCGAAGAGATCCGCACCCTCCGCACCCACCTCGACCGCCTCACCACAGCCCTCGACGCCGCGGCCCTGGAGGAAACCCCGGACTGCGGCTGA
- a CDS encoding organic hydroperoxide resistance protein: MDALYTAVATATHGREGRAVSSDGKLDLQLAFPVEMGGNGQGTNPEQLFAAGYAACFASALGVVGRQAKVDVSDAAVTGEVGIGKQGEGFALAVTLRVELPDSIDKATGRKLVEQAHQVCPYSNATRGNIPVDLVVE, encoded by the coding sequence ATGGACGCGCTCTACACCGCCGTCGCCACCGCCACCCACGGCCGCGAGGGCCGCGCCGTCAGCTCCGACGGCAAGCTCGATCTGCAGCTGGCCTTCCCGGTGGAGATGGGCGGCAACGGGCAGGGCACCAACCCCGAGCAGCTCTTCGCCGCGGGCTATGCGGCCTGCTTCGCCAGCGCCCTCGGGGTGGTCGGCCGGCAGGCGAAGGTGGATGTCAGCGATGCCGCGGTCACCGGCGAGGTCGGCATCGGCAAGCAGGGCGAGGGCTTCGCGCTCGCCGTCACCCTCCGTGTGGAACTGCCCGACAGCATCGACAAGGCCACAGGCCGCAAGCTGGTCGAGCAGGCCCACCAGGTCTGCCCGTACTCCAACGCCACCCGCGGCAACATCCCGGTGGACCTCGTCGTCGAGTGA
- a CDS encoding beta-1,3-glucanase family protein: MQPSLSALTRRPATVALRSRTALGLVVVLIAACFAALAPSPARAADQLLSQGRPAVASSAESDAFPAGAAVDGNTGTRWSSAFSDPQWLRVDLGSVQQLTRVTLNWEAAYAKAYQIQTSTDANTWTTVYSTSTSTGGVQNLAVSGSGRYVRVLGTERATPYGYSLWEFQVYGSGGTTPPDDFWGNTADIPAAHNVVEVKILNRTNGKYPDSQVYWSFNGQVHSIAEQPYLDMLANSAGRMYFYLGSPSSPYYDFIEFTVGDNVFNGNTTRVDAFGLKLAMRLHTKDGYDVEVGENRGTFAEDRATTFQRFTNAVPDQFKVLAQTQAPYRIIAPGSDPSFRAGGVNAGYFTSYAQSVGVGEATSDIFGCAASLAGNPDMCAALNRHVATLPASQRSDPAQYYKGAPANYYAKFWHDNAINQLAYGFPYDDVAGQSSFVSHGNPQWLLVAVGW; encoded by the coding sequence ATGCAGCCCTCGCTCAGCGCACTCACCCGCAGACCGGCGACCGTCGCCCTGCGTTCCCGTACGGCTCTCGGTCTGGTCGTCGTCCTGATAGCCGCCTGCTTCGCCGCTCTGGCACCGTCGCCCGCGCGCGCCGCGGACCAGTTGCTGTCCCAGGGGCGGCCCGCCGTCGCGTCCTCGGCCGAGAGCGACGCCTTCCCGGCCGGTGCGGCGGTCGACGGCAACACCGGCACCCGCTGGTCCTCCGCCTTCTCCGACCCCCAGTGGCTCCGGGTGGACCTCGGGTCCGTCCAGCAACTGACCCGTGTCACGCTGAACTGGGAGGCCGCCTACGCCAAGGCCTACCAGATCCAGACCTCCACCGACGCGAACACCTGGACCACCGTCTACTCCACCAGCACCTCCACCGGCGGCGTCCAGAATCTCGCCGTCTCGGGCAGCGGCCGCTATGTGCGGGTCCTCGGCACCGAGCGAGCCACCCCCTACGGCTACTCCCTGTGGGAGTTCCAGGTCTACGGATCCGGCGGCACCACCCCGCCGGACGACTTCTGGGGCAACACGGCGGACATACCCGCCGCACACAATGTCGTCGAGGTGAAGATCCTCAACCGCACCAACGGCAAGTACCCGGACAGCCAGGTGTACTGGAGCTTCAACGGGCAGGTCCACTCCATCGCCGAGCAGCCCTACCTCGACATGCTGGCCAACTCCGCGGGCCGTATGTACTTCTACCTCGGCTCGCCCAGCAGCCCCTACTACGACTTCATCGAGTTCACCGTCGGTGACAACGTCTTCAACGGCAACACCACCCGGGTCGACGCCTTCGGCCTCAAGCTCGCCATGCGTCTGCACACCAAGGACGGCTACGACGTCGAGGTCGGCGAGAACCGGGGCACCTTCGCCGAGGACCGCGCCACCACCTTCCAGCGCTTCACCAACGCCGTCCCCGACCAGTTCAAGGTCCTGGCCCAGACCCAGGCGCCGTACCGGATCATCGCCCCCGGCAGCGACCCCAGCTTCCGCGCCGGCGGCGTGAACGCCGGCTACTTCACCTCCTATGCCCAGTCCGTCGGCGTCGGCGAAGCCACCTCCGACATCTTCGGCTGCGCCGCCTCCCTGGCCGGCAATCCCGACATGTGCGCCGCACTGAACCGGCATGTCGCCACGCTGCCGGCCTCCCAGCGGTCCGACCCGGCTCAGTACTACAAGGGGGCGCCCGCGAACTACTACGCCAAGTTCTGGCACGACAACGCGATCAACCAGCTCGCCTACGGCTTCCCCTACGACGACGTGGCGGGCCAGTCCTCCTTCGTCTCCCACGGCAACCCGCAGTGGCTGCTGGTCGCCGTCGGCTGGTAG